The genomic segment GTGTGGATGAGTATATTTCCCCCCGATTGTCTGGTGAGCTGAATGGTACCCGGTTTCAGCTGGATGCAAAAAGCAAACCTTTTGCAAGCAGTAAAGATACTCAGTTTACTTTTGATTTTAAAAACTTAAATCTGCAGCAATACACTCAGTACGTCAGGCTTCCCAATGATATAAAACTATTGTCCGCCTCTTTATCCGGGCAGATTAGTTTACATTTTGATATAGAAAAAGAAAAAACAAAACTGAGTATCAGTGGCCCTTTGCAGCTCGATCATCTCAGCGCTTCTCTGCAGGATCAGCCTTTCATTAATATAGACAGCTTATCTGTTGATTTAAAAAATATAGAGCCATTGTCTGGCCGGTATTATTTTTCGGATATCCGTCTGGATGGGCTGGATACTGCGATTGAAAAAAATAAACAAGGCCAGTTGAATTGGCAGCAGGCATTAGAAAGTAAGGCAAGTGCTGATCAGAGCAAGGTCGATTTAGAAATAGGAAAAATAACTGTATTAAACAGCAAAATTCGCTACCAGAATTATCAGTTCAATGCCATAAAACTCAATTTATCGGCATTTTCAAGTAAACCGGGAAAAACCAGCCCTGTGCAGTTTTCGGCTCAAACCGATGATGGAGAGCAATTCTCTGCAGATTTAAAGATATCAGCACAACCTTTACTCGTTGATGGAAAGCTGGATATTCAGGCTGCTGCACTGGCAAAATATGGTGCTTTGCTTACACCCTATTTTAAAGGAGAAATCAGTGATGGCCGGCTTGATGTACATAGCACCATACATTTTTCTCCAGAGCCATTGGCCTGGTCTGTAAAAGAAACAGAGATCAGGCTGAATCAATTTGCTCTGCATTTGCCTGAACAAAATAAATCATTATTAAAAGTCCATCATTTTTTAGTGCAGGGGCTTCATTCAGATTCCACTGAAAAATCGCTGCAGGCTCAGGTGATTGAAAGTGAAGGAGGATTATTAGGCGCAGAATGGTTAGCTAATGGTCAGTTTAATTTTAATGCGCTTTTACCGGCTGAGCAGGCCGCAGCAAAGCCTACTGCTCCATGGCGTGTGCAAATTAGTCATATTGCAATGAAAGATTGGGGTCTTGATTTTTCTGATCAGCGGATAGTAAAAGCACCTCCTGTTCCTATCCGGGATATTTCTCTGCTATTTGATCATTTTGATACTGAGCCTAGCAGCAAAGGGAAATTAAAGCTCAGTGGCCATTGGGGAAATCGTGGTTTGATCGATGTGGATGCAGGGATTATTCCATTGCCTTTTTCTGCACAAATTGCGCTTGATTTACGCAATGCAGATGCAGCATTTGTACAACCCTATTTTACTAAATACCTCAATATTGCGTTAGCTAGAGGCTTATTAAATGCTAAGGGTAATTTGCAATTAGCAACGAAGCCGCAGTTTAATGGCCGCTATCGCGGTGCATTCAGCGTTAATCATTTTTATGCCCTAGATAAACAGACGTCTGCTGCATTTTTAAAATGGAATCGTTTGGATGTTAAAGGAATTGATGCTTCGCTTGTGCCTCTGAAAGTTGATATTGCTGAAATTGCGTTGGATAAATATTTTTCACGTCTTATTTTGTCTTCATCCGGGCGATTAAATTTACAAGATATTATGGTGCATGATGGTAAAGAGGTTTCTGTTGCTCAGGCCAATACGGCCAGTGTTGTTGCAACTGCAGCTGTTTCAAAGCGGCTTCCGCCTATTAATATCAAAAAAGTAATGTTCAGTAACGGAGATATCCGTTACAGCGATTTTTTTATTAAGCCTAACTTTACGGCTAATTTAAATAAGATGGCAGGGGTAATTTATGGATTATCCAGTGAAGAA from the Iodobacter fluviatilis genome contains:
- a CDS encoding DUF748 domain-containing protein; its protein translation is MKIQRWMLLWGGLLTVLVLVAGLILPEWARPKIETFASAALHRHVRIEKIDFNPLTLTATLQNVSIQENTDPFIDFNFLELDFEWASLWKRAPVIREITLHSPVVKIIRIKEHEYNFSDLIDRFTKDKNTKSELAKFAINNIKIENGSIDFDDQFLHEKQKIKHLELALPFISTLAHRVDEYISPRLSGELNGTRFQLDAKSKPFASSKDTQFTFDFKNLNLQQYTQYVRLPNDIKLLSASLSGQISLHFDIEKEKTKLSISGPLQLDHLSASLQDQPFINIDSLSVDLKNIEPLSGRYYFSDIRLDGLDTAIEKNKQGQLNWQQALESKASADQSKVDLEIGKITVLNSKIRYQNYQFNAIKLNLSAFSSKPGKTSPVQFSAQTDDGEQFSADLKISAQPLLVDGKLDIQAAALAKYGALLTPYFKGEISDGRLDVHSTIHFSPEPLAWSVKETEIRLNQFALHLPEQNKSLLKVHHFLVQGLHSDSTEKSLQAQVIESEGGLLGAEWLANGQFNFNALLPAEQAAAKPTAPWRVQISHIAMKDWGLDFSDQRIVKAPPVPIRDISLLFDHFDTEPSSKGKLKLSGHWGNRGLIDVDAGIIPLPFSAQIALDLRNADAAFVQPYFTKYLNIALARGLLNAKGNLQLATKPQFNGRYRGAFSVNHFYALDKQTSAAFLKWNRLDVKGIDASLVPLKVDIAEIALDKYFSRLILSSSGRLNLQDIMVHDGKEVSVAQANTASVVATAAVSKRLPPINIKKVMFSNGDIRYSDFFIKPNFTANLNKMAGVIYGLSSEESARAQLDLHGFVDKTAPIQVSGTLNPLSESIFLDLKGGVKNYDLTSASTYSAKYAGYGVEKGKMSMDIAYKIEGSKLLASNKIFLDQLTLSEEKIESADATHLPVKLALSLLTDRRGQINLNLPIEGSLEDPQFSVSGILWQVVGNVLEKIVTSPFDALANALGHEGATLSHIEFAAGSEKMDAKADLSIKQLAGVLAERPGLKLDIQSVLNPVLDTEGLKAKDLQRKIRQIKLSSLGNKLSEDDKEFIIGKDEYPDLLEKVYKREKFDKPANFIGMDKSLSVAEMEKLIFEHTDIKNDDLNALGQRRALQVKASLQAAGVDEARLFMVKALIGQGSELKPQVKFDLK